In one Fusarium keratoplasticum isolate Fu6.1 chromosome 5, whole genome shotgun sequence genomic region, the following are encoded:
- a CDS encoding NmrA domain-containing protein, which translates to MTRDILIVGATGQQGRATIDAIYKTLNASQHQIRVLALTRSISSPKSQALQSTYPDIVLVQGETQNPEPIFTAYPSIASIFLVTVPPNDEAQALPLIEAATAHSTVDHIVFTSVDRGGDIVSWSQPTEVPHFAAKHRIELRLRQLCQESGKRWTILRPTGFMDSYNPGFFGQLMASLWAAGMPADRKMQMISTHDIGIFAAKALLDPEAWAAKAIALAGDELDFSELQDVFKRTVGEPLPQTYRAVSYPVLWMVSDASKSFEWFRTAGWDADIASLREQESGLQTFEKWLRESSRWTCVDVAK; encoded by the coding sequence ATGACCCGAGATATCCTCATCGTTGGAGCTACCGGCCAACAAGGCAGAGCCACCATCGACGCCATCTACAAGACCCTCAATGCCTCTCAACATCAAATTCGAGTTCTGGCTCTGACGAGATCCATCTCATCGCCCAAGTCTCAAGCCCTTCAGTCAACTTACCCAGACATTGTGCTGGTACAAGGCGAGACTCAAAATCCAGAGCCAATATTTACAGCCTATCCATCAATCGCATCAATCTTTCTCGTCACAGTTCCACCCAATGACGAGGCCCAAGCCCTCCCTCTCATAGAAGCAGCCACAGCGCACTCAACAGTCGACCACATCGTATTCACAAGTGTTGACCGCGGCGGCGACATTGTGAGCTGGTCCCAACCGACAGAGGTACCTCACTTTGCAGCAAAGCATCGCATCGAACTCCGGCTGCGTCAACTGTGCCAAGAGTCGGGCAAGAGGTGGACCATCCTAAGGCCGACGGGCTTCATGGATAGCTACAACcctggcttctttggccaGCTCATGGCGTCACTCTGGGCTGCTGGAATGCCCGCAGACCGCAAGATGCAAATGATTAGTACCCACGACATTGGAATCTTTGCCGCCAAGGCGCTCCTGGACCCTGAAGCGtgggcagccaaggccattgccCTGGCAGGCGATGAACTGGACTTTTCCGAACTTCAGGACGTGTTTAAGAGGACAGTAGGAGAACCCCTCCCTCAGACTTATAGAGCAGTTTCATATCCTGTCTTGTGGATGGTGAGCGATGCCTCAAAGAGTTTCGAGTGGTTTAGGACGGCGGGATGGGATGCGGATATAGCCTCGTTGCGAGAGCAGGAATCTGGCCTGCAGACATTTGAAAAATGGCTTCGAGAGTCAAGTAGATGGACATGCGTTGACGTAGCGAAATAG
- a CDS encoding CMP/dCMP-type deaminase domain-containing protein, with amino-acid sequence MVNDKDIQHLRLAVSLAREALQAGDWPFGSVLVSASGDVLQTDRNRETTGSDATLHPEFTLARWAQQNLSPTERAESTVYTSGEHCAMCSAAHAWCGLGRIVYASSTEQLGAWRDEYGIGKSPVSPLSIQQVAPGVQVEGPVEGLDQEVRALHVEVWTAQGLKPKV; translated from the coding sequence ATGGTCAACGATAAGGACATTCAGCACCTCCGCCTCGCCGTCTCCCTCGCCCGCGAGGCCCTTCAAGCCGGCGACTGGCCCTTCGGCTCAGTCCTAGTCTCTGCCTCTGGTGATGTCCTCCAGACGGACCGCAACCGCGAGACCACCGGCTCAGATGCCACCCTACACCCCGAGTTCACACTCGCTCGATGGGCGCAGCAGAACCTCTCACCAACCGAACGCGCAGAATCAACAGTTTATACGAGTGGAGAGCACTGCGCCATGTGTTCGGCGGCGCATGCGTGGTGCGGACTTGGGAGGATTGTGTATGCGTCCTCGACGGAGCAGTTGGGCGCCTGGCGGGATGAGTATGGTATTGGAAAGAGCCCTGTCAGCCCGTTGAGCATCCAGCAAGTTGCTCCGGGCGTTCAAGTTGAGGGACCGGTTGAGGGCTTGGATCAAGAGGTTAGAGCCCTTCATGTTGAGGTTTGGACGGCCCAGGGACTCAAGCCCAAGGTGTGA